A window from Triticum aestivum cultivar Chinese Spring chromosome 6D, IWGSC CS RefSeq v2.1, whole genome shotgun sequence encodes these proteins:
- the LOC123142184 gene encoding calmodulin-binding receptor-like cytoplasmic kinase 2 → MDGRDHRRRLSASGSGRRERLGPAPSPAWSQQLSVGSGRAKSLFRSIGVWFSSLSTPSSPTSAKKKRSKQAPAPAHDDAIKKPPSFGYGTGRALMLRGGTGGGGGLYGGGRRSLSQTQQQYQFQSSVFTMEEILKATSNFSPALKIGQGGFGAVYKGVLPDGTVVAVKRAKQRMQNPHVDVEFRSEVKIMARIEHQSLVRFYGYLEHGEERVVVIEHVPNGTLREHLDRRHGRFLELAARLDVAIDVAHAVTYLHMYSDHPIIHRDIKSSNILLTASLRAKVADFGFARLGAGGLGHGEDGGGGARHVSTQVKGTAGYLDPEYLKTCQLTDRSDVYSFGVLLVEMVSGRRPIEPKREMKERLTARWAMRKLVEGKAAEEVLDPCLLRTGATATAVEAVLELAFRCMGPVRDERPSMDDCCRALWAVRKTYRDTVSAMAAAADAFSDRASSSSASTGTTGDFCPM, encoded by the exons ATGGACGGACGCGACCACCGTAGGAGGCTGTCGGCGTCGGGGTCCGGCCGGCGGGAGCGGCTCGGGCCGGCGCCCAGCCCCGCCTGGTCGCAGCAGCTCTCCGTCGGCAGCGGCCGGGCCAAGTCGCTGTTCCGGTCCATCGGCGTCTGGTTCAGCTCCCTCTCCACGCCCTCGTCGCCCACCTCCGCTAAAAAGAAGAGGTCCAAgcaggcgccggcgccggcgcatgACGACGCGATCAAGAAGCCGCCTT CGTTCGGCTACGGCACCGGGCGGGCGTTGATGCTCCGGGGaggaacgggaggaggaggagggctgtACGGCGGCGGGCGGAGGAGTTTATCGCAGACGCAGCAGCAGTACCAGTTCCAGAGCTCGGTGTTCACCATGGAGGAGATCCTCAAGGCCACCAGCAACTTCTCGCCGGCGCTCAAGATCGGGCAGGGCGGCTTCGGCGCCGTGTACAAGGGCGTGCTCCCCGACGGCACGGTGGTGGCGGTGAAGCGCGCCAAGCAGCGGATGCAGAACCCGCACGTGGACGTGGAGTTCCGGAGCGAGGTCAAGATCATGGCGCGCATCGAGCACCAGAGCCTCGTCCGCTTCTACGGCTACCTGGAGCACGGCGAGGAGCGGGTGGTGGTCATCGAGCACGTCCCCAACGGCACCCTCCGCGAGCACCTCGACCGCCGCCACGGCCGCTTCCTCGAGCTCGCCGCCCGCCTCGACGTCGCCAtcgacgtcgcgcacgccgtcacCTACCTCCACATGTACTCCGACCACCCCATCATCCACCGCGACATCAAGTCCTCCAACATCCTGCTCACCGCCTCGCTGCGCGCCAAGGTGGCCGACTTCGGCTTCGCGCGCCTCGGCGCCGGCGGCCTTGGgcacggcgaggacggcggcgggggAGCGAGGCACGTGTCGACGCAGGTCAAGGGCACCGCGGGGTACCTCGACCCGGAGTACCTCAAGACGTGCCAGCTCACGGACCGGAGCGACGTCTACTCCTTCGGCGTCCTCCTCGTCGAGATGGTGTCCGGGCGCCGCCCCATCGagcccaagcgggagatgaaggaGCGGCTGACGGCGCGGTGGGCGATGCGCAAGCTCGTCGAGGGGAAGGCGGCGGAGGAGGTGCTGGACCCGTGCCTGCTGCGGACCGGCGCGACGGCCACGGCCGTGGAGGCCGTGCTGGAGCTGGCGTTCCGGTGCATGGGGCCCGTCCGTGACGAGAGGCCCAGCATGGACGACTGCTGCCGCGCGCTCTGGGCCGTCAGGAAGACGTACAGGGACACGGtgtccgccatggccgccgccgccgacgcgttCTCCGACCGGGCCAGCTCCTCCAGCGCCAGCACAGGCACCACCGGCGATTTCTGCCCGATGTAA